The following are from one region of the Arachis duranensis cultivar V14167 chromosome 10, aradu.V14167.gnm2.J7QH, whole genome shotgun sequence genome:
- the LOC107469298 gene encoding inositol transporter 1, whose protein sequence is MTITMHSTPGSSGYLDLYPERKMSFFKNPFILGLAAVAGIGGLLFGYDTGVISGALLYIKDDFEQVRNSSFLQETIVSMAIAGAIVGAAVGGWTNDFFGRKKATLFADVIFALGAILMAAAPDPYVLILGRLLVGLGVGVASVTAPVYIAEASPSEIRGSLVSTNVLMITAGQFLSYLVNLAFTEVPGTWRWMLGVSGVPAVVQFVCMLFLPESPRWLFIKNRKNEAVDVLSKIYDLARLEDEVDFLTAQSEQDRQKRNNVKFWHVFRSKEIRLAFLVGGGLLFFQQFTGINTVMYYSPTIVQMAGFHANQLALLLSLIVAGMNAAGTVLGIYLIDHAGRKKLALCSLAGVIVSVVLLALAFFKQSTSSSEVYGWIAVVGLALYIGFFSPGMGPVPWTVNSEIYPEEYRGVCGGMSATVCWVSNLIVSETFLSIADGIGIASTFLILGGIAVVAFLFVILYVPETKGLTFDEVEVIWKERAWGKNPNPNTQRLLEEGSHS, encoded by the exons ATGACGATCACTATGCACTCGACGCCGGGGAGCTCAGGGTACCTTGATTTGTACCCGGAGCGGAAGATGTCATTCTTCAAGAACCCTTTCATTCTCGGGCTTGCTGCCGTCGCCGGCATCGGCGGACTCCTCTTCGGTTACGACACTGGTGTCATATCAGGAGCTCTTCTCTATATCAAAGATGATTTCGAGCAAGTCAGAAACAGTAGTTTCCTACAG GAAACAATTGTGAGCATGGCAATTGCTGGCGCAATAGTTGGAGCAGCGGTAGGTGGTTGGACGAACGATTTCTTTGGTCGAAAGAAGGCCACCCTCTTTGCTGACGTCATCTTTGCTCTTGGAGCCATTCTCATGGCTGCTGCGCCTGATCCTTACGTTCTCATACTCGGACGTCTTCTCGTTGGCTTGGGTGTTGGTGTTGCTTCTGTCACTGCTCCTGTCTACATTGCAGAAGCATCGCCATCTGAAATAAGAGGATCTTTGGTAAGCACAAATGTGCTTATGATCACTGCTGGACAGTTTCTTTCCTACCTTGTCAACCTTGCTTTTACAGAG GTTCCAGGAACATGGCGATGGATGCTCGGAGTATCAGGTGTGCCAGCAGTTGTTCAGTTTGTTTGCATGCTCTTTCTTCCCGAATCCCCAAGATGGCTATTTATAAAG AATAGGAAAAATGAAGCAGTTGATGTGCTTTCTAAGATCTATGATCTTGCTCGCTTAGAGGATGAAGTTGATTTCCTCACAGCTCAATCGGAGCAAGACCGCCAGAAAAGGAATAATGTCAAATTCTGGCATGTTTTTCGATCAAAGGAAATCAGATTGGCTTTCCTTGTTGGAGGAGGACTTCTG TTTTTTCAGCAATTCACAGGTATAAATACAGTCATGTACTACAGCCCAACAATTGTCCAAATGGCAGGCTTCCATGCCAATCAGTTGGCTCTACTGCTGTCCCTCATCGTTGCCGGCATGAACGCTGCTGGAACAGTGCTTGGCATTTACCTCATCGACCACGCAGGTCGAAAAAAATTGGCTCTTTGCAGCTTAGCAGGAGTAATAGTATCTGTAGTCCTATTGGCCCTTGCATTCTTTAAGCAGTCAACATCTTCAAGTGAGGTGTATGGATGGATTGCAGTTGTGGGTTTAGCCCTCTACATTGGATTTTTCTCACCAGGAATGGGGCCTGTGCCTTGGACCGTGAACTCGGAGATATACCCTGAAGAATATAGAGGAGTGTGTGGCGGCATGTCGGCTACTGTTTGCTGGGTGTCTAACTTGATTGTGTCAGAGACCTTCCTCTCCATTGCTGATGGTATAGGGATCGCTTCCACATTCTTGATTCTTGGTGGCATAGCGGTGGTTGCGTTTCTGTTTGTGATTCTGTATGTTCCAGAGACCAAGGGATTGACATTTGATGAAGTAGAAGTGATATGGAAGGAGAGGGCTTGGGGCAAGAATCCCAATCCAAACACACAAAGACTTCTTGAGGAGGGAAGTCACTCCTAG